One genomic window of Salvia miltiorrhiza cultivar Shanhuang (shh) chromosome 4, IMPLAD_Smil_shh, whole genome shotgun sequence includes the following:
- the LOC131022483 gene encoding 65-kDa microtubule-associated protein 5 produces MSIATIGGNMSSPLSLSKSATTTCASLLCELQEIWDEIGESETERDKMLLQLEQECLDIYRTKVERSRKYKAELQRSLADFEAEIAQLTSALGERVSVPRYEKMDGNLKHQISIISPTLESLRLKRQERVKEISELEFQIAVISAEIAGTDEVLDPSGIQVDEVDLTTKKLGELKSHLQELQFEKNLRLQKVSGHISVIHGLSVVMSLDFKKIMAKIHPSFVDTVVGQSKSISNEVLARLTSEMNSLKQEKQQRLLQAQNHGRTLMELWSLMDTPVEERNKFNHLTHLITSTVDEVVSPGSLSVDVIEQAEVEIENLNVLKVSKMKELIFKRQSELEEIYKAVHMDLDIDKSRQLLTTLMESGTIDLSDLLSSMDDQIAIAKEQAQSRKDILDKVEKWKHASEEESWLDEYERDENRYSAGRGVHKNLKRAEKARILVSKIPSLVESLTAKVKSWELEKGMPFLYNKVPLLRILEEFVISRQVKEEDKRRSRENKKLQDQIATEQEALFGSRPNVKKPLGQSTNTNTMAATPNSRRMGTPARFGFSGGNGRRDSVKVGSVIPINYVALSKDER; encoded by the exons ATGTCTATTGCTACTATTGGTGGGAATATGTCTTCGCCGCTGTCTCTGTCGAAATCCGCCACCACAACCTGCGCTTCTCTCCTTTGCGAACTGCAG GAAATATGGGATGAAATTGGAGAAAGTGAAACTGAGAGGGATAAAATGCTTCTTCAGTTGGAGCAGGAATGCCTTGATATATATCGTACGAAGGTAGAAAGAAGCAGGAAGTACAAAGCTGAGTTACAGCGGTCCTTGGCCGACTTTGAAGCTGAAATCGCTCAACTAACTTCTGCCCTTGGAGAACGGGTTTCTGTGCCTCGG TATGAGAAGATGGATGGCAATCTGAAGCATCAAATATCCATTATAAGCCCTACGCTGGAGAGTTTGAGGCTAAAGAGACAAGAGAGAGTAAAAGAGATTTCAGAACTAGAATTCCAAATTGCAGTAATCAGTGCAGAAATAGCAGGCACTGATGAGGTTTTAGACCCTAGTGGAATTCAAGTGGATGAAGTGGACCTCACAACCAAGAAGTTGGGAGAACTGAAGTCTCACCTCCAGGAGCTTCAGTTTGAAAAG AATCTGCGCTTGCAGAAAGTTAGTGGCCATATCAGTGTGATCCATGGACTCTCAGTTGTCATGTCTCTAGATTTTAAGAAGATAATGGCCAAAATCCATCCAAGTTTTGTTGATACTGTTGTTGGTCAGTCAAAGAGCATAAGCAATGAGGTGTTAGCTAGATTAACCAGTGAAATGAATTCTCTGAAGCAAGAAAAGCAACAGCGGCTACTGCAG GCACAAAATCATGGCAGAACCCTTATGGAACTCTGGAGCCTCATGGATACACCTGTTGAAGAGCGAAACAAATTTAATCATCTTACACATTTGATCACGTCCACTGTGGATGAGGTTGTGAGTCCTGGATCTCTATCTGTTGATGTCATCGAGCAG GCTGAAGTTGAGATTGAAAACCTAAACGTTTTGAAAGTCAGTAAGATGAAGGAGCTTATATTTAAGAGGCAATCAGAGCTTGAAGAGATATATAAAGCGGTTCATATGGACCTTGATATCGATAAATCACGGCAGCTTCTCACCACTCTCATGGAATCTG GTACTATTGATCTTTCTGACCTCTTATCAAGTATGGATGATCAGATTGCAATAGCCAAAGAACAGGCTCAAAGCAGAAAGGACATTTTGGACAAGGTGGAGAAATGGAAACATGCCTCAGAAGAGGAAAGCTGGCTTGATGAGTATGAAAGA GATGAAAATCGGTACAGTGCTGGCAGAGGAGTGCACAAAAATTTGAAACGTGCTGAGAAAGCTAGAATCTTAGTCAGCAAAATACCAT CTCTTGTTGAGAGTTTAACTGCAAAGGTGAAGTCCTGGGAACTAGAGAAAGGAATGCCATTCTTGTACAACAAG GTTCCTTTGTTACGGATATTGGAGGAATTTGTCATCTCCCGACAAGTGAAAGAAGAAGATAAACGCAGATCTCGG GAAAACAAGAAGCTACAAGATCAAATAGCTACAGAACAAGAAGCACTGTTTGGTTCAAGGCCAAATGTGAAAAAGCCTTTGGGTCAGAGCACAAACACTAATACAATGGCTGCCACACCAAATAGTCGCCGCATGGGGACCCCTGCTCGATTTGGATTCTCCGGTGGGAACGGCAGGAGAGACAGTGTTAAGGTGGGTAGTGTAATTCCCATAAACTATGTAGCTCTCTCGAAAGACGAACGATAG